In Juglans regia cultivar Chandler chromosome 13, Walnut 2.0, whole genome shotgun sequence, the following proteins share a genomic window:
- the LOC108982697 gene encoding abscisic acid receptor PYL8-like, which translates to MNGKGDGIGNGGLSAVESEYIRRYHRHEPGENQCSSELVKRIKAPVHLVWSLVRRFDQPQKYKPFVSRCVLKGNLEIGSLREVDVKSGLPATTSTERLELLDDDEHVLSMKIIGGDHRLRNYSSIISLHPEIIDGRPGTLVIESFVVDVPEGNTNDETCYFVQALIKCNLKSLADVSERLAVQDRTEPIDRI; encoded by the exons ATGAATGGGAAGGGTGATGGGATTGGAAATGGAGGACTCAGCGCTGTGGAGAGCGAGTACATTCGGAGGTACCATCGCCACGAGCCCGGTGAAAATCAGTGTAGCTCCGAGCTCGTCAAGCGCATCAAAGCCCCTGTTCACCTC GTTTGGTCTTTGGTGAGGAGATTCGATCAACCACAGAAATACAAGCCATTTGTCAGCAGGTGCGTTTTGAAGGGGAACCTTGAGATTGGGAGCCTAAGAGAAGTGGATGTTAAGTCTGGACTTCCGGCAACTACAAGTACAGAAAGATTGGAACTTCTTGATGATGATGAGCATGTACTCAGTATGAAGATAATTGGAGGGGATCACAGACTTAGG AACTACTCTTCAATCATTTCCCTCCATCCTGAGATTATTGATGGAAGACCAGGAACTCTGGTGATTGAGTCGTTTGTAGTGGATGTACCTGAAGGGAACACAAATGATGAGACTTGCTACTTTGTTCAGGCCTTGATCAAGTGCAATCTCAAATCACTTGCTGATGTCTCAGAGCGTCTTGCAGTGCAGGATCGAACTGAACCCATTGATCGGATCTGA
- the LOC108985071 gene encoding uncharacterized protein LOC108985071: MECHSPQMTSVLEENMAPSYELKENGVGPLVTGPTEVAYKGSLEVDTVSGDIVALLISLPPIVDWIMPKVNEIQQFMRISHGGCEDQFKELITAIEASHVLETKSSFKKSRELHRLFLGINYDAKGGSSSRGKSKGRAL, translated from the exons atggaatgtcattcgccTCAAATGACTTCTGTACTCGAAGAGAATATGGCTCCCTCGTatgagttgaaggaaaatggtgtcGGACCATTGGTGACGGGACCTACTGAAGTTGCGTATAAAGGGTCACTAGAG GTGGATACTGTGTCTGGGGATATTGTGGCTCTCCtgatctctcttcctccaatagtgGATTGGATTatgcctaaagttaacgagattcagcaatTCAtgagaatttcacatggaggatgtgaagaccaatttaaagaattaattacTGCGATCGAGGCAAGCCAcgtgcttgaaaccaaatcaagtttcaagaaaagcagggagttacatCGTCTTTTTTTGGgaatcaactacgacgctaaaGGTGGTAGCTCatctagagggaagtctaaagggagggcattgtga
- the LOC108985067 gene encoding polypyrimidine tract-binding protein homolog 2-like → MASVSSQPQFRYTQPPSKVLHLRNLPWECTEEELIELGKPFGKVVNTKCNVGANRNQAFIEFADLNQAIAMISYYASSSEPAQVRGKTVYLQYSNRQEIVNNKTTADVAGNVLLVTIEGEDARLVSIDVLHLVFSAFGFVHKITTFEKTAGFQALVQFSDTETASSAKNALDGRSIPRYLLPEHVGPCTLRITYSAHTDLSVKFQSHRSRDYTNPYLPVAPSAIDGNGQLTVGLDGKKLEPESNVLLASIENMQYAVTLDVLHMVFSAFGPVQKIAMFDKNGGVQALIQYPDVQTAVVAKEALEGHCIYDGGFCKLHISYSRHTDLSIKVNNDRSRDYTIPNNPVVNSQPSILGQQPVSGMGPTVQYNGAPFTTTPEQPAMPQPSAGWGPGVPPMHQSMPMQMHNNPYMPPGTMLPQVAPGMMQSSIHSGMPQSSMLPPYGSGQMR, encoded by the exons ATGGCTTCTGTATCCAGTCAACCGCAGTTTCGTTACACCCAACCTCCATCCAAGGTGCTTCATTTGCGAAACTTACCATGGGAGTGCACAGAGGAGGAGCTGATTGAACTTGGAAAGCCATTTGGTAAAGTTGTGAACACAAAGTGCAATGTTGGAGCAAATCGAAATCAGGCTTTTATTGAATTT GCTGATTTAAATCAAGCTATTGCTATGATATCATATTACGCTTCGTCCTCAGAGCCAGCTCAAGTGCGTGGCAAAACTGTCTACCTACAGTACTCAAATAGGCAAGAAATCGTGAACAACAAAACTACTGCCGATGTTGCTGGGAACGTACTGTTGGTAACAATAGAGGGTGAGGACGCACGCCTTGTCAGCATTGATGTTTTACATTTG GTTTTTTCAGCTTTTGGATTTGTGCATAAGATTACTACCTTCGAGAAGACAGCTGGAtttcag gCCCTGGTACAATTTTCAGATACAGAAACTGCCTCTTCTGCAAAGAATGCCCTAGATGGAAGAAGCATTCCTAG GTATCTTCTTCCAGAGCACGTGGGACCATGTACCCTTAGGATCACATATTCTGCGCACACGGACTTGAGTGTGAAATTCCAGAGCCACCGAAGCAG GGACTACACTAATCCTTACCTTCCTGTTGCTCCGTCAGCAATAGATGGAAATGGCCAG TTAACTGTGGGTTTGGATGGGAAAAAGCTAGAACCAGAGAGTAATGTTCTACTTGCATCTATTGAAAACATGCAGTATGCCGTCACCTTGGATGTTTTACACATG GTGTTCTCTGCTTTTGGGCCTGTCCAAAAGATTGCCATGTTTGATAAGAATGGGGGTGTACAGGCTTTGATCCAATATCCTG ATGTTCAGACTGCTGTTGTTGCCAAGGAAGCCTTGGAAGGACACTGCATCTATGATGGAGGATTTTGCAAGCTTCACATCTCATATTCACGCCATACCGATCTCAGCATTAAG GTCAACAATGATCGGAGCCGAGACTATACAATTCCCAACAACCCCGTGGTGAACTCCCAACCCTCAATTCTGGGGCAACAGCCGGTTTCGGGAATGGGTCCTACTGTTCAATACAATGGGGCCCCATTTACTACAACGCCAGAGCAGCCTGCGATGCCTCAGCCTTCAGCTGGGTGGGGTCCTGGTGTACCACCAATGCATCAGTCCATGCCGATGCAGATGCATAATAATCCTTACATGCCACCTGGGACAATGCTGCCTCAAGTTGCCCCGGGAATGATGCAGTCATCGATCCACAGTGGCATGCCACAGTCATCAATGTTGCCCCCTTATGGATCTGGTCAGATGCGGTAG
- the LOC108985068 gene encoding uncharacterized protein LOC108985068: protein MVKLASARESRMYGPRLARNRSEYVNAGLYLFATIVLLGGFAAQFSSEPKSGLVLLLIALALMIMVNVHDLLAHLAGFDYRLQLMGFDPQLAFVEFAVPVVQALGSVLFFLGILFLFIQEEKGYGYLKLEKHGLNMLIAGPVLWVLGSIHNSCQIYERAGGHVQMLQHTVHIPFLMGSVLFLVGAILNFREQAGLAHHGLDLLGRTWIWLGIFGSLLFFLGGLANVVKVFKMQQLDGVRLEKLRGGAQERLMRLREGQVPLILEEQRRRLQPEEPKVPSGPTTSFKDALVSSS, encoded by the exons atgGTGAAGCTAGCATCTGCACGAGAAAGCCGAATGTACGGGCCCCGGCTGGCCCGAAACCGATCGGAGTATGTAAACGCGGGGCTATACCTGTTTGCCACCATTGTCCTTCTTGGCGGGTTTGCCGCGCAGTTCTCAAGTGAGCCCAAGTCTGGTCTTGTCCTTTTGCTCATAGCTTTAGCGCTTATGATAATGGTTAATGTGCATGATCTTTTGGCGCATCTTGCTGGGTTCGATTACCGCTTGCAGTTGATGGGGTTCGATCCCCAGCTTGCGTTCGTGGAGTTTGCGGTCCCAGTGGTTCAGGCGCTGGGATCTGTTCTCTTCTTCTTGgggattctttttcttttcattcag GAAGAGAAAGGATATGGCTACCTGAAGTTGGAAAAGCATGGTCTGAACATGCTCATTGCTGGCCCTGTCTTATGGGTGCTTGGATCGATCCACAACTCATGCCAAATCTATGAGAGAGCTGGTGGGCATGTCCAAATGTTGCAGCACACTGTCCACATCCCATTTTTGATGGGGAGTGTGCTCTTCTTGGTGGGTGCAATTCTCAACTTCCGTGAGCAAGCTGGATTAGCCCATCATGGACTAGATCTACTA GGTAGGACTTGGATTTGGCTAGGCATTTTTGGGAGTCTTCTGTTCTTTCTTGGGGGATTAGCAAATGTAGTTAAGGTGTTCAAGATGCAGCAGCTTGATGGAGTAAGGCTGGAGAAACTGCGGGGAGGCGCACAAGAACGGCTGATGCGATTAAGAGAAGGTCAGGTCCCCCTCATACTAGAAGAGCAGCGGAGAAGGCTACAACCCGAGGAACCAAAAGTGCCATCCGGGCCGACAACTTCATTTAAGGATGCCCTCGTTAGCAGTAGTTAA
- the LOC108985069 gene encoding ATP-dependent zinc metalloprotease FTSH 11, chloroplastic/mitochondrial-like: MTTTLQAFLLSKPSLFIPSSKRFHLTRYVAPSSSCLSFNPLSLSTFISSTFRLSPFRPRTLTVPCTLRPESAGFDSERLNFSDTDWVSDSKDSNFKDFDGQSSSFNGNISVSEFGNSKNDEFGGGNPEIELKSEFGEVGLENGGVGSEGNSEKVEQSEGKEQNLTDREGKGGNLSGAEIKSRIPFMVFLMGIWVRVRKGFEKFLERDWLSWWPFWRQEKRLDRLIAEADANPKDVVKQNVLLAELNKHSPESVIKRFEQRDHAVDSRGVAEYLRALVVTNAISEYLPDEETGKPSSLPTLLQELKQRASGNTDEAFVNPGISEKQPLHVVMVEPKVSNKSRFAQELISTILFTVAVGLVWLMGAAALQKYIGSLGGIGTSGVGSSSSYAPKELNRDVMPEKNVKTFKDVKGCDDAKQELEEVVEYLKNPSKFTRLGGKLPKGILLTGAPGTGKTLLAKAIAGEAGVPFFYRAGSEFEEMFVGVGARRVRSLFQAAKKKAPCIIFIDEIDAVGSTRKQWEGHTKKTLHQLLVEMDGFEQNEGIILMAATNLPDILDPALTRPGRFDRHIVVPNPDVRGRQEILELYLQDKPLADNVDVKAIARGTPGFNGADLANLVNIAAIKAAVEGAEKLTASQLEFAKDRIMMGTERKTMFISEESKKLTAFHESGHAIVAFNTEAAHPIHKATIMPRGSALGMVTQLPSSDETSVSKKQLLARLDVCMGGRVAEELIFGQDYVTTGASSDLYTATELAHYMVSNCGMSDTIGPVHIKERPSSEMQSRIDAEVVRLLRDAYDRVKALLKKHEKALHALANALLEYETLSAEEIKRILLPYREGRLPEQQEEPQEEGDLVLV, from the exons ATGACCACTACTCTGCAAGCGTTTCTTCTCTCTAAACCCTCGTTGTTCATCCCTTCTTCGAAGCGTTTTCATCTTACTCGCTATGTTgccccttcttcttcttgtctctCTTTCAATCCGCTTTCTCTCTCTACGTTCATTTCCTCAACTTTCCGTTTATCCCCATTTCGTCCCCGGACTCTGACGGTTCCTTGTACATTACGCCCCGAAAGTGCGGGTTTCGATTCCGAAAGATTGAATTTTTCGGATACGGATTGGGTTTCCGATTCTAAAGATTCGAATTTCAAGGATTTTGATGGCCAGAGCTCGAGTTTCAATGGGAATATCTCGGTTTCCGAATttggaaattcaaaaaatgaCGAATTTGGCGGTGGGAATCCGGAAATTGAGTTGAAGAGTGAATTTGGAGAGGTGGGTTTGGAGAATGGTGGAGTGGGTAGTGAGGGTAATAGTGAGAAAGTGGAGCAAAGTGAGGGAAAGGAGCAGAATTTGACTGACAGAGAGGGAAAGGGTGGGAATTTGAGTGGTGCTGAGATCAAGAGTCGGATACCGTTTATGGTGTTCTTGATGGGGATATGGGTGAGAGTGAGAAAAGGGTTCGAGAAGTTTCTGGAGAGGGATTGGTTGAGTTGGTGGCCCTTTTGGCGGCAGGAGAAGCGGTTGGACAGGTTGATTGCGGAGGCAGATGCAAACCCGAAGGACGTGGTGAAGCAAAATGTTTTACTGGCTGAGCTCAATAAGCATAG TCCAGAATCTGTCATCAAGCGTTTTGAGCAAAGGGATCATGCAGTAGACAGTAGAGGAGTTGCAGAATATCTTCGAGCTCTTGTGGTCACGAATGCTATATCAGAATATCTTCCAGACGAGGAGACTGGGAAGCCTTCTAGTCTTCCTACATTG TTGCAAGAGCTCAAGCAGCGAGCATCGGGTAACACAGATGAGGCTTTTGTGAACCCTGGCATATCTGAGAAGCAGCCATTGCATGTTGTAATG GTTGAGCCTAAAGTTTCAAACAAATCACGTTTTGCCCAAGAGCTTATCTCAACCATCTTGTTCACTGTAGCTGTTGGATTAGTATG GCTAATGGGTGCTGCTGCACTTCAAAAGTACATAGGGAGCTTGGGTGGGATAGGAACGTCAGGTGTTGGCTCAAGTTCTTCCTATGCCCCAAAAGAGCTAAATAGAGATGTTATGCCCGAGAAG AATGTTAAAACATTTAAGGATGTCAAAGGTTGTGATGATGCGAAGCAGGAACTTGAGGAAGTGGTGGAATATCTTAAAAACCCCTCTAAATTTACTcgacttggtggaaagttaccAAAG GGAATTCTTTTGACAGGAGCACCTGGAACTGGAAAAACTTTGCTTGCCAAG GCTATTGCTGGTGAAGCTGGGGTACCGTTTTTCTATAGAGCAGGATCTGAATTTGAGGAAAT GTTTGTTGGTGTTGGTGCTAGGCGTGTGAGATCCTTATTCCAAGCTGCAAAGAAAAAG GCTCCTTGTATAATTTTCATCGATGAAATAGATGCTGTTGGGTCCACAAGAAAACAATGGGAAGGCCATACAAAGAAAACATTGCATCAACTACTCGTCGAAATGGATGGCTTTGAACAGAATGAG GGCATAATATTAATGGCTGCAACGAACTTGCCTGATATTCTTGATCCAGCTTTAACAAGGCCTGGTAGATTTGATAGGCAT ATTGTTGTTCCAAATCCAGATGTACGAGGTCGTCAAGAAATATTGGAGCTCTATCTACAGGATAAACCATTGGCTGACAATGTAGATGTAAAAGCAATCGCTCGAGGTACACCAGGATTCAATGGGGCTG aTCTTGCAAACTTGGTTAATATTGCTGCCATTAAAGCTGCTGTTGAAGGTGCAGAAAAGTTAACCGCTTCTCAGCTGGAATTTGCAAAAGACAGGATCATGATGGGTACAGAGCGGAAAACAATGTTCATTTCTGAAGAGTCAAAGAAG CTCACTGCATTCCATGAGAGTGGCCATGCGATTGTTGCCTTCAATACAGAGGCTGCACATCCAATACACAAGGCAACAATTATGCCACGTGGATCTGCTTTGGGAATGGTCACTCAGCTTCCTTCCAGCGATGAGACATCAGTTAGCAAGAAGCAGTTATTAGCTCGTCTTGATGTTTGTATGGGAGGAAGAGTTGCAGAAGAGCTCATCTTTGGTCAGGACTATGTCACAACGGGAGCGAGTAGTGATCTTTACACAGCTACAGAGCTAGCCCACTATATG GTATCCAATTGTGGGATGAGTGATACAATTGGACCAGTTCACATCAAAGAGCGGCCAAGTTCGGAAATGCAATCACGTATTGATGCTGAA GTGGTGAGACTTCTAAGAGATGCATATGACCGTGTGAAAGCATTGCTAAAGAAG CATGAGAAGGCATTACATGCGCTGGCAAATGCACTTTTAGAGTATGAGACACTTAGTGCCGAAGAAATAAAGCGCATTCTTCTTCCTTACCGTGAAGGACGGCTACCCGAGCAACAAGAAGAACCACAAGAAGAAGGGGACCTTGTATTGGTTTAG